CGAATCCTGGCTGAGAAGCTTTGTCGATCCGAAGCTCACGACCGATGAACTCGCCCACGCGCTTACGATGGCCGGCCTCGAAGTCGAAGGCCTGAGCCCGGCCGCGCCGCCCACCACGAAGATCGTCGTGGGCCGCGTGCTCGAAGTCGTGAAGCACCCGGACGCGGACAAGCTCAACGTCACGCAGGTCGACGCCGGCACCGGCGCGACGCTGCAGATCGTGTGCGGCGCACCCAATGTTGCGCCCGGCATCAAGGTGCCGGTGGCGCTCGTGGGTGCCGAACTGCCGCCCGCGGAAGAGGGCGGCAAGCCCTTCGCGATCAAGCTCTCGAAGCTGCGCGGCGTCGAAAGCCAGGGCATGTTGTGCTCGGCACGCGAACTCAAGCTTTCGGAAGACCACAGCGGTCTGATGATCCTGCCGGAAGACACGCCGATCGGCCAGGACATCCGCGAAGCGCTGAACCTCGACGACACCATCTTCGAAATCAAGCTCACGCCGAACAAGGCCGATTGCCTTTCGGTGTACGGCATCGCGCGCGAAACGGCTGCGATCACCGGCGCGCCGTTGCAGGCACCCGTGTATCCGAAGGTCGAAGTGAAGCTCGACGAAAAGCTGCCCGTGAAGATCTCGGCGCCGGACCTGTGCGGCCGCTTCTCGGGCCGCGTGATCCGCGGCGTGAACGCGCACGCGAAAACGCCGATGTGGATGGTCGAGCGCCTCGAACGCTCGGGCCAGCGCAGCATCTCGGCGCTCGTCGACATTTCCAACTATGTGATGCTCGAACTGGGCCGTCCGTCGCACGTGTTCGATCTCGACAAGATCCACGGTTCGATGGACGTGCGCTGGGGCAAGAAGGGCGAATCGCTCAAGCTGCTCAATGGCAACACCGTCGAAGTCGATGAAACCGTGGGCGTGATCGCCGACGACCGCGAGATCGAAAGCCTCGCGGGCATCATGGGCGGCGACAGCACGGCCGTCACGCTCGACACCACGAACATCTATCTCGAAGCCGCATTCTGGTGGCCGGACAGCATTCGTGGCCGCTCGCGCCGCTACAACTTCTCGACCGATGCAGGCCATCGTTTCGAGCGCGGCGTGGATTGGTCGACGACCGTCGAGCACATCGAGCGCATCACGCAACTGATCCTCGACATCTGCGGCGGGGAAGCCGGCCCGATCGACGATCAAACGGTGAACGTGCCCAAGCGCGAGCCGGTGACGATGCGTGTGGCACGCGCGAACCGCATCATCGGCGTGAAGATCAGTGCCGATGAGATCGCGCAAATCTTCACGCGCCTCGGCCTCACGTTCGCGCGTAGCGCGGACAATGCGGGCGACGAGACCTTCAGCGTGACGCCGCCGGCGTACCGTTTCGACATCGAGATCGAAGAAGACTTGATCGAAGAAGTCGCGCGTATCTACGGCGTCGAAAAGATTCCCGCGCTGCCGCCGGTGGCACGCAGCGAAATGCGCGCGACCCACGAAACGCGCCGCTCGATCCACGCCATTCGTCACGCGCTCGCGGCGCGCGATTACGCCGAGACGATCAACTTCAGCTTCGTCGACGCCGAGTGGGAGCAGGACTTCGCCGGTAACGCGAATCCCGTGAAGCTGCTGAACCCGATCGCGAGCCAGCTCTCGGTCATGCGCACGACGCTGTTCGGAAGCCTCATCAACGTGCTGCGCCACAACCTCAACCGCCGCGCCGACCGTGTGCGCGTGTTCGAAGCGGGCCGCGTGTTCCTGAACGATCCGTCGATCAAGGCCGGCGAGATGGCAGTGGAAGGTTTCGCGCAACCGAAGATGATCGGCGCACTCGCCTACGGTCCCGCGCTCGAAGAGCAGTGGGGCGCGCAGACGCGCGGCGTCGACTTCTTCGACGTGAAGGGCGATCTCGAAGCGCTGTTCGCATCGCTTGGCGCGGCCAAGGCGCCGCGTTTCGTGAAGGCCGAGCACCCCGCGCTGCACCCGGGACGTAGCGCGCGCATCGAAGTCGAGGGCAAGTCCGTGGGCTGGATTGGCGAGCTGCATCCGCGCTGGATGCAGAAGTACGACCTGCCGCACGCACCGATGCTCTTCGAGATCGAGGCCGACGCACTGATGGCGCGCGAGCTGCCCACGCCTACCGAAGTCTCGAAGTTCCCGCCGGTCCGTCGCGACATCGCGCTTGTTGTCGATCAAAAGATCGAGGTGCAAGCGCTGCTCGACGAGCTCCAGAAGGGTATGCAAGACGAGGCTTGCCGGATTGTGCAGAGGGTTGCGCTTTTCGATGAATTTCGTGCAAAATCAAATACTTCCGGACTTGGCGCGGACGAGAAAAGCCTTGCCTTCCGGGTGACCCTGCAAGATACTGGCGGAACCCTTCAGGACGAAACGGTCGATGCGGCCATCAAGTCCCTGGTGGATCGCCTGGCTCGAGTGTATGGCGCCCGGTTGCGCGGATAAGCTCCTCGGCTCATCACGTACCGACATCGCTTGCTGGTTTGCGAGGTTGCAAGTCAACCCCGCAACCGCAAGCGCGCCATTTCATAGATAGATGAACGAAATGAACTCGAGTGATTTCGAAGCCCTTCTTGCGGCACAGCGTAGCGCCATGATTCGCGACATTCCTGCCTCGTCGGCAAGCGCCACGAACGACACGCCCACGCTGACCAAAGCCGAACTCGCAGAGCTGCTGTTCGACAACGTGGGCCTCAACAAGCGCGAAGCGAAAGACATGGTCGAAGCCTTCTTCGAAGTGATTCGCGATGCGCTGGAAAGCGGCGACAGCGTGAAGCTGTCCGGCTTCGGCAATTTCCAGTTGCGCGACAAGCCGCAGCGCCCCGGCCGTAATCCGAAAACAGGCGAAGCGATACCCATCGCGGCGCGTCGCGTGGTGACGTTCCATGCGAGCCAGAAACTCAAGGCGCTCGTGGAGAGCGGCGCCGAAGCAAGCTTCCCGCGTTGATGCGTTGAGCTTGTTTGCCCGCGGCGGTGGCAATATGGCGGGCGTGAACGAATAAGTAGAAAGAGCGGACTTCAAGGACCCAGGCGGCGACGCCTCATTGCGCAACCACCACGACGGCAAACCGGCGATGACATCGACAAGCGAAAAGGTCGTCTTGCCTCCCATACCCGCCAAGCGCTACTTCACCATTGGCGAGGTGAGCGAGCTGTGCGGCGTGAAGCCCCACGTACTGCGGTATTGGGAGCAGGAGTTCACGCAGTTGAAGCCGGTGAAGCGGCGCGGCAATCGCCGCTATTACCAGCATCATGAGGTCTTGCTGATCCGTCGCATTCGCGAACTGCTTTACGAGCAGGGCTTCACCATTAACGGCGCGCGTAATCGGCTCGATTCGCATGGGGCAGCGGCCGATGAAGCCGGGCAGTCCGACGGTGTGGCTGCGCCGGTTTCTGAAGGTACGA
The Paraburkholderia acidiphila genome window above contains:
- the pheT gene encoding phenylalanine--tRNA ligase subunit beta — translated: MLFPESWLRSFVDPKLTTDELAHALTMAGLEVEGLSPAAPPTTKIVVGRVLEVVKHPDADKLNVTQVDAGTGATLQIVCGAPNVAPGIKVPVALVGAELPPAEEGGKPFAIKLSKLRGVESQGMLCSARELKLSEDHSGLMILPEDTPIGQDIREALNLDDTIFEIKLTPNKADCLSVYGIARETAAITGAPLQAPVYPKVEVKLDEKLPVKISAPDLCGRFSGRVIRGVNAHAKTPMWMVERLERSGQRSISALVDISNYVMLELGRPSHVFDLDKIHGSMDVRWGKKGESLKLLNGNTVEVDETVGVIADDREIESLAGIMGGDSTAVTLDTTNIYLEAAFWWPDSIRGRSRRYNFSTDAGHRFERGVDWSTTVEHIERITQLILDICGGEAGPIDDQTVNVPKREPVTMRVARANRIIGVKISADEIAQIFTRLGLTFARSADNAGDETFSVTPPAYRFDIEIEEDLIEEVARIYGVEKIPALPPVARSEMRATHETRRSIHAIRHALAARDYAETINFSFVDAEWEQDFAGNANPVKLLNPIASQLSVMRTTLFGSLINVLRHNLNRRADRVRVFEAGRVFLNDPSIKAGEMAVEGFAQPKMIGALAYGPALEEQWGAQTRGVDFFDVKGDLEALFASLGAAKAPRFVKAEHPALHPGRSARIEVEGKSVGWIGELHPRWMQKYDLPHAPMLFEIEADALMARELPTPTEVSKFPPVRRDIALVVDQKIEVQALLDELQKGMQDEACRIVQRVALFDEFRAKSNTSGLGADEKSLAFRVTLQDTGGTLQDETVDAAIKSLVDRLARVYGARLRG
- a CDS encoding integration host factor subunit alpha, coding for MNEMNSSDFEALLAAQRSAMIRDIPASSASATNDTPTLTKAELAELLFDNVGLNKREAKDMVEAFFEVIRDALESGDSVKLSGFGNFQLRDKPQRPGRNPKTGEAIPIAARRVVTFHASQKLKALVESGAEASFPR
- a CDS encoding MerR family transcriptional regulator gives rise to the protein MTSTSEKVVLPPIPAKRYFTIGEVSELCGVKPHVLRYWEQEFTQLKPVKRRGNRRYYQHHEVLLIRRIRELLYEQGFTINGARNRLDSHGAAADEAGQSDGVAAPVSEGTTALVDVDQLRKELLHVLDALGR